From a single Trichocoleus sp. genomic region:
- the drmC gene encoding DISARM system phospholipase D-like protein DrmC, whose amino-acid sequence MSPFLKLSRPALEGLAAALEAGRLHPPYLVPTLESLIPKGLCRDVADELNRLNILGALPAHIAYTLNLLAAERVTAQQVRDRVELVWTGQGIAGSLSRDTAVVVRELFNTAKHSVLISSFAIDRGEKARALFEGLASRMDINPLLRVRMFLNVQRPYSNDEPETVLLKRFAVTFRKDIWVGNRLPEVFYDPRSLEKSTETKACLHAKCVVVDEERVLITSANFTEAAHERNIEAGLLLADAVVAKGVCSQFESLVARSRLKQIDV is encoded by the coding sequence ATGTCACCCTTCCTTAAGCTAAGCCGACCTGCTCTAGAAGGACTTGCTGCTGCGCTTGAAGCTGGAAGGCTACACCCGCCCTACTTGGTTCCTACCCTCGAAAGCCTCATTCCAAAAGGGCTATGCCGAGATGTTGCAGACGAGCTGAATCGCCTAAATATCCTGGGAGCATTGCCTGCCCACATTGCCTATACCTTAAACCTGCTGGCAGCAGAACGGGTTACGGCTCAACAAGTGCGCGATCGGGTCGAATTAGTTTGGACAGGACAGGGAATTGCTGGTTCCTTAAGCCGTGACACAGCAGTTGTTGTCCGTGAGCTTTTTAACACGGCAAAACATAGTGTACTAATTTCCAGTTTTGCGATCGATCGGGGTGAGAAGGCACGTGCCCTTTTTGAAGGACTAGCAAGCCGTATGGATATAAATCCATTGCTACGAGTACGAATGTTTCTAAACGTTCAGCGCCCTTACAGTAATGACGAACCAGAAACAGTCTTGCTAAAACGGTTCGCAGTGACCTTCCGTAAGGATATTTGGGTTGGAAACCGTTTACCAGAAGTGTTTTACGACCCACGGTCATTAGAGAAGAGCACAGAAACGAAGGCATGTCTACATGCGAAATGTGTGGTAGTAGACGAGGAACGTGTTTTGATAACATCTGCCAACTTCACAGAAGCAGCACATGAGCGCAATATTGAGGCAGGCTTACTATTAGCAGATGCAGTAGTGGCAAAGGGAGTTTGTTCTCAGTTTGAAAGCCTCGTTGCG
- a CDS encoding DUF1998 domain-containing protein gives MKAKNKRPPSGEIRQSQVISTFGPGAMVDLPKHSVLIGGLNHWKGDRRRIYEDRLAGRVCELLGVKQIAMYAPPVDEQDPKATRSGITSFVFPTWFLAQVEEIWKTPDERKYRTRPLLPWGSLVKGKYLTLERKKVPVVPVRFVQACVNGHISDIDWYRFVHSDSPNKNCRGQLWLDEGGSGNDFVDIFVRCEACKARRPLSDATVPNGRVLDSCKGHRPWIGPAAQELCISPTTGKPENNRLLVRSASNAYFAQVLSVISLPDSDEALRKAVDLVYEDYLQFAEDISDVKRDRKKQKVAIAIEGFSDEAIWAEVKRRQTGSSDKPKSIKQVEIETLLSQPDEVGEDVPEGDFYARTRQLDGLSPLLSARIDRIVLVHRLREVVAQIGFTRFEAAMPDIDGELSLDVRRAALDIEPAWVPAVENKGEGIFISFKKEAIESWLKRDAVQKRGRTLYKGFDEWRNQRGLDPDKAKFPGLPYIMLHSLSHLLITAVSLECGYAASAVRERIYTGESGYGILLYTGTSGSEGTLGGLVQVGKRIEYHLMNALEMGKLCSNDPVCAQHQPNNPQEDRFLHGAACHGCLLIAEPSCERRNEFLDRALVIDTVEGLGAEFFDMGGL, from the coding sequence ATGAAAGCAAAGAATAAACGACCGCCCTCTGGAGAAATTCGTCAAAGTCAGGTAATTTCCACCTTTGGACCCGGAGCGATGGTGGATTTGCCCAAGCATTCTGTATTAATTGGGGGACTGAACCACTGGAAGGGCGATCGCCGCCGCATTTACGAAGATCGTTTGGCAGGGCGGGTCTGTGAACTACTGGGAGTGAAGCAGATTGCCATGTATGCCCCACCTGTAGACGAACAAGACCCCAAAGCAACTCGTAGCGGCATCACATCTTTTGTATTCCCAACTTGGTTTTTGGCGCAGGTTGAGGAGATTTGGAAAACTCCTGATGAACGAAAATATCGTACTCGGCCACTTCTGCCTTGGGGTAGCTTGGTCAAGGGAAAGTACCTGACTTTGGAAAGGAAGAAGGTTCCTGTAGTTCCGGTACGCTTTGTCCAAGCTTGCGTTAATGGACATATCAGTGATATCGATTGGTATCGCTTCGTGCATAGCGATAGCCCAAACAAGAACTGTCGGGGGCAACTTTGGCTGGATGAAGGGGGCTCAGGAAATGATTTCGTGGATATCTTTGTTCGCTGCGAAGCTTGTAAAGCACGTCGCCCCCTCTCTGATGCGACTGTCCCAAATGGAAGAGTTCTTGATTCTTGTAAAGGTCATCGTCCCTGGATTGGACCTGCGGCGCAGGAACTTTGTATTTCTCCAACCACTGGCAAACCGGAAAATAACCGCCTGCTCGTGCGCTCTGCCAGTAACGCTTACTTCGCTCAGGTTCTAAGTGTCATTTCATTACCAGACTCTGATGAAGCGCTACGGAAAGCGGTTGATTTAGTTTACGAGGATTATTTGCAATTTGCTGAAGACATCAGTGATGTTAAACGCGATCGTAAAAAACAAAAGGTGGCAATTGCGATCGAAGGTTTCAGCGATGAAGCTATCTGGGCAGAGGTTAAACGCCGTCAAACTGGTTCATCAGATAAGCCAAAGAGTATTAAACAGGTTGAAATTGAAACCCTTCTTTCCCAGCCAGATGAAGTGGGTGAAGACGTACCAGAGGGTGACTTCTACGCTCGAACTCGCCAGTTAGATGGGCTCAGTCCGCTCCTGTCTGCTCGGATCGATCGTATTGTCCTGGTTCATCGGTTGCGGGAGGTCGTCGCTCAAATTGGCTTCACTCGCTTTGAGGCAGCAATGCCAGATATTGATGGAGAGTTGTCGCTAGATGTGCGCCGTGCTGCGCTAGATATCGAACCAGCCTGGGTACCTGCGGTTGAAAATAAAGGGGAAGGGATCTTCATCTCGTTCAAAAAAGAAGCGATCGAGAGCTGGCTCAAACGAGATGCCGTACAAAAACGAGGTCGAACTCTCTACAAAGGTTTTGACGAATGGCGCAATCAACGAGGGCTTGACCCAGATAAAGCCAAGTTTCCTGGTTTGCCATACATCATGCTGCACTCACTGTCGCACCTGCTAATCACAGCAGTTTCATTGGAATGCGGCTATGCCGCCAGTGCTGTTCGAGAGCGAATTTACACTGGGGAATCCGGCTATGGCATTTTGCTTTACACGGGTACTTCTGGCTCTGAGGGAACGCTGGGGGGCTTAGTTCAAGTGGGTAAACGAATTGAGTATCACCTGATGAATGCCTTAGAGATGGGCAAGCTCTGCTCCAATGATCCCGTTTGTGCCCAGCATCAGCCTAACAACCCACAGGAGGATCGGTTCTTGCATGGTGCTGCCTGCCACGGTTGTTTACTGATTGCAGAACCTTCCTGCGAACGCCGCAATGAATTTCTCGATCGAGCACTTGTAATAGATACAGTTGAAGGTTTAGGGGCAGAATTTTTTGATATGGGAGGGCTCTGA